The proteins below come from a single Amphiura filiformis chromosome 15, Afil_fr2py, whole genome shotgun sequence genomic window:
- the LOC140171815 gene encoding phosphatidylinositol 3,4,5-trisphosphate 3-phosphatase and dual-specificity protein phosphatase PTEN-like isoform X2 yields the protein MSSGKTAGAKPNKNMASRLRGMVSKKKRRFTDGTFDLDLSYIYPNIIAMGFPAEKLEGVYRNNVETVVRFLTERHGEHYKVYNLCAERNYDPSRFNNRVAQYAFEDHNPPKIELIRPFCEDLDEWLGQDEKNIAAIHCKAGKGRTGVMICAYMLHQRRYETARAAMEYYASARTTNGKGVTIPSQKRYIEYYGYLVYQELEYKPTTLLLEKVLLETIPMISNGVCTPYFIVFQQKVKIFTSPTTSEGVKRGDKHMEIILNQSVPICGDIKLEFFHRSNKIKKEKMFHFWFNTFFVTDSTTSSHPMSNGSPSNNSAYQGSNKSLLSLTLKKEEIDRANKDKTNKFYSPNFKITCFFSQVESERTRRPSTDGSQSSGTGSDERGDLSDQEDLSDSDSESEWDPADITRV from the exons ATATTTATCCTAATATTATTGCAATGGGTTTTCCAGCAGAGAAGCTTGAAGGAGTGTACAGAAACAATGTAGAAACAGTTGTAAG ATTTTTAACAGAGAGACATGGAGAACATTACAAAGTTTATAATTT GTGTGCAGAAAGGAACTATGACCCTTCTAGGTTTAATAATCGCGTAGCCCAGTATGCTTTTGAGGACCACAATCCTCCCAAAATTGAACTGATACGACCATTTTGTGAGGACTTGGATGAGTGGCTAGGACAGGATGAGAAAAATATAGCTGCTATACATTGCAAAGCTGGAAAG GGTAGAACAGGTGTAATGATATGTGCTTACATGCTACATCAAAGGAGATATGAGACAGCAAGGGCAGCAATGGAATACTATGCGTCGGCAAGGACAACAAATGGCAAG GGTGTCACAATTCCATCACAGAAGAGGTACATAGAATATTACGGGTACCTTGTATACCAAGAATTAGAATATAAACCTACCACATTACTTCTAGAAAAGGTGCTGTTGGAGACGATACCAATGATCAGTAATGGGGTATGCACACCATACTTTATTGTGTTCCAGCAAAAAGTCAAAATCTTCACATCGCCAACAACGTCAGAG GGGGTGAAAAGAGGAGATAAACATATGGAAATCATCCTGAACCAGTCTGTGCCAATATGTGGTGATATCAAACTAGAGTTCTTCCATAGGTCAAATAAAATCAAGAAG GAAAAGATGTTTCACTTTTGGTTCAACACATTTTTCGTAACGGATTCCACCACCTCTAGTCATCCAATGAGCAATGGCTCACCTAGCAACAACTCAGCGTATCAAGGGAGTAACAAATCATTGTTATCACTTACGTTAAAGAAAGAAGAGATAGACAGGGCCAACAAAGACAAGACCAACAAATTCTACTCGCCAAATTTCAAG ATCACATGTTTCTTCAGTCAGGTAGAAAGCGAGAGAACAAGACGGCCGTCTACGGATGGCAGCCAATCCTCAGGAACCGGAAGCGATGAACGAGGCGACTTGAGCGATCAAGAAGACCTCTCCGATTCCGACTCGGAATCAGAATGGGACCCTGCGGACATCACCAGAGTATGA
- the LOC140171815 gene encoding phosphatidylinositol 3,4,5-trisphosphate 3-phosphatase and dual-specificity protein phosphatase PTEN-like isoform X1: MSSGKTAGAKPNKNMASRLRGMVSKKKRRFTDGTFDLDLSYIYPNIIAMGFPAEKLEGVYRNNVETVVRFLTERHGEHYKVYNLCAERNYDPSRFNNRVAQYAFEDHNPPKIELIRPFCEDLDEWLGQDEKNIAAIHCKAGKGRTGVMICAYMLHQRRYETARAAMEYYASARTTNGKGVTIPSQKRYIEYYGYLVYQELEYKPTTLLLEKVLLETIPMISNGVCTPYFIVFQQKVKIFTSPTTSEGVKRGDKHMEIILNQSVPICGDIKLEFFHRSNKIKKTEFFRCQEKMFHFWFNTFFVTDSTTSSHPMSNGSPSNNSAYQGSNKSLLSLTLKKEEIDRANKDKTNKFYSPNFKITCFFSQVESERTRRPSTDGSQSSGTGSDERGDLSDQEDLSDSDSESEWDPADITRV, encoded by the exons ATATTTATCCTAATATTATTGCAATGGGTTTTCCAGCAGAGAAGCTTGAAGGAGTGTACAGAAACAATGTAGAAACAGTTGTAAG ATTTTTAACAGAGAGACATGGAGAACATTACAAAGTTTATAATTT GTGTGCAGAAAGGAACTATGACCCTTCTAGGTTTAATAATCGCGTAGCCCAGTATGCTTTTGAGGACCACAATCCTCCCAAAATTGAACTGATACGACCATTTTGTGAGGACTTGGATGAGTGGCTAGGACAGGATGAGAAAAATATAGCTGCTATACATTGCAAAGCTGGAAAG GGTAGAACAGGTGTAATGATATGTGCTTACATGCTACATCAAAGGAGATATGAGACAGCAAGGGCAGCAATGGAATACTATGCGTCGGCAAGGACAACAAATGGCAAG GGTGTCACAATTCCATCACAGAAGAGGTACATAGAATATTACGGGTACCTTGTATACCAAGAATTAGAATATAAACCTACCACATTACTTCTAGAAAAGGTGCTGTTGGAGACGATACCAATGATCAGTAATGGGGTATGCACACCATACTTTATTGTGTTCCAGCAAAAAGTCAAAATCTTCACATCGCCAACAACGTCAGAG GGGGTGAAAAGAGGAGATAAACATATGGAAATCATCCTGAACCAGTCTGTGCCAATATGTGGTGATATCAAACTAGAGTTCTTCCATAGGTCAAATAAAATCAAGAAG ACCGAATTCTTCAGGTGTCAG GAAAAGATGTTTCACTTTTGGTTCAACACATTTTTCGTAACGGATTCCACCACCTCTAGTCATCCAATGAGCAATGGCTCACCTAGCAACAACTCAGCGTATCAAGGGAGTAACAAATCATTGTTATCACTTACGTTAAAGAAAGAAGAGATAGACAGGGCCAACAAAGACAAGACCAACAAATTCTACTCGCCAAATTTCAAG ATCACATGTTTCTTCAGTCAGGTAGAAAGCGAGAGAACAAGACGGCCGTCTACGGATGGCAGCCAATCCTCAGGAACCGGAAGCGATGAACGAGGCGACTTGAGCGATCAAGAAGACCTCTCCGATTCCGACTCGGAATCAGAATGGGACCCTGCGGACATCACCAGAGTATGA